One window of the Halanaerobium saccharolyticum subsp. saccharolyticum DSM 6643 genome contains the following:
- a CDS encoding enoyl-CoA hydratase/isomerase family protein, which produces MAGDLVKCDFDSPVATVSINRPEVLNAYNEELLDELYQTLEELFAAEKVAAVILTSKGNRAFSVGGDIDYLENLDSEQAKKLSQKGQSLCELIENSAPVVIAAIDGYALGGGMEITLACDLRLASTRSRFGQPEVKLGIIPAFGGTQRLPRLIGEAEAKELLYTGDIIDAALAYELGLINKVVTPRSLLAETRDLALEITDRSTKAVKLIKTAVNKKYADASKAGYEYESEAFAECFKTEEHRVRIREIKKIINEDN; this is translated from the coding sequence ATGGCAGGAGATTTAGTTAAATGTGATTTTGATTCTCCAGTAGCAACAGTCAGTATTAATCGTCCTGAAGTTTTAAATGCTTATAATGAAGAGTTATTAGACGAGTTGTATCAAACTTTAGAAGAACTTTTTGCCGCGGAAAAAGTAGCAGCTGTAATTTTGACTTCAAAAGGAAATAGGGCCTTTTCTGTTGGTGGGGATATTGATTATCTAGAAAATTTAGATAGTGAGCAGGCAAAAAAACTTTCACAAAAAGGGCAAAGTTTATGTGAATTAATTGAAAATAGTGCGCCTGTTGTAATTGCAGCAATCGATGGTTATGCTCTTGGTGGTGGAATGGAAATAACATTAGCCTGTGATCTCCGTCTTGCTTCAACCCGTTCTCGTTTTGGTCAACCAGAAGTTAAATTAGGAATCATCCCTGCTTTTGGTGGCACTCAGAGGCTGCCTCGATTAATTGGGGAAGCCGAAGCAAAAGAACTATTATATACAGGTGATATAATTGATGCAGCTTTAGCTTACGAATTGGGCTTAATAAATAAAGTTGTTACACCTCGAAGTTTACTTGCAGAGACTCGTGATTTAGCTTTGGAAATAACTGACCGTTCTACTAAAGCCGTTAAATTGATTAAAACAGCTGTAAATAAAAAATACGCGGATGCTTCTAAAGCCGGTTATGAATATGAAAGTGAAGCTTTTGCTGAATGTTTTAAAACAGAAGAGCATAGAGTTAGAATTAGAGAAATAAAAAAAATTATTAACGAAGATAATTAA
- a CDS encoding class II fructose-1,6-bisphosphate aldolase — protein sequence MNLVPMADILQDAHQKTYAVGGFNINNMEFLQGIMMGAEELDSPVILQASEGAIRYIGIDYVMQMVEAATKNIDIPVALHLDHGSDFDSIMKCIRAGFSSVMIDASKLSFEENIALTKKVVEAAHSVGVSVEAELGTIGGTEDDHTVEEKDAMYTDPDQAKEFVDATGVDALAIAIGTAHGVYEGEPELDFERLDKIKKLIDMPVVLHGASGISAEDLKTGVKYGVNKVNVNTDFQQSFTAKVKEVFAEKPELYDPRKYCGPGREAIAEKVKEKIKILGSDGQAW from the coding sequence ATGAATTTAGTTCCAATGGCAGATATTTTACAAGATGCACATCAGAAAACTTATGCAGTTGGTGGATTTAACATTAATAACATGGAATTTCTACAGGGGATAATGATGGGTGCAGAAGAACTTGATTCCCCAGTCATCTTACAGGCAAGTGAAGGAGCTATTCGCTATATTGGTATTGACTATGTGATGCAGATGGTAGAAGCTGCAACAAAAAATATTGATATTCCAGTTGCTTTACATTTAGATCACGGTAGTGATTTTGATAGTATTATGAAGTGTATTAGAGCAGGATTCTCATCTGTAATGATTGATGCTTCAAAATTATCTTTTGAGGAAAACATTGCTTTAACTAAGAAAGTAGTAGAAGCAGCTCATAGTGTTGGAGTTAGTGTGGAAGCAGAATTAGGAACAATTGGTGGTACAGAAGATGACCACACAGTTGAAGAAAAAGATGCAATGTACACTGATCCAGATCAGGCAAAAGAATTTGTAGATGCTACCGGTGTAGATGCACTTGCAATTGCAATTGGTACTGCTCATGGTGTTTACGAAGGTGAACCAGAATTAGATTTTGAAAGACTTGATAAAATCAAAAAGTTAATTGATATGCCTGTTGTTTTACATGGAGCTTCTGGTATTTCTGCAGAAGATCTAAAAACTGGTGTTAAGTATGGTGTTAACAAAGTTAATGTAAATACTGATTTCCAGCAGTCATTTACTGCTAAAGTTAAAGAAGTTTTTGCTGAAAAACCAGAACTATATGATCCACGTAAATATTGTGGGCCTGGTAGAGAAGCAATTGCTGAAAAGGTAAAAGAAAAGATTAAAATCCTAGGTAGTGATGGTCAAGCTTGGTAA
- a CDS encoding sodium:calcium antiporter — MTQLWLMFVLMAIFIIISGTYLSRFGDIIADKSGLGQAFIGGILIAMATSLPELVTSISSALVGAPDIAVGNAFGSNTFNLVILAFADLLQGKGPLLLRVNYSHILSGLVGVLLSALVVFSLILSHFMNFNLSVFGVGVDSIILLLTYLASVRMIYRYDRNNPLDAADKKKENDLNPDYTLNKALLGFAACAVVIVFSGYRLTLTADQISAVTGIDQSFIGSILVAAATSLPELVATISAIKIGAYNMAVGNVFGSNIFNMTVIFFADVFYRQGVLLEDAKIVHILTATVGIVMATIILIGLFYRSRRSFMWMGWDAIAAAVVYFAGVYLLFQLGLNVI, encoded by the coding sequence TTGACACAGCTCTGGTTAATGTTTGTTTTGATGGCAATTTTCATAATAATTTCTGGAACATATTTATCACGTTTTGGGGACATAATCGCTGATAAAAGTGGTTTGGGACAGGCTTTTATTGGTGGGATCTTAATTGCAATGGCAACCTCACTGCCTGAGCTGGTAACAAGTATCAGTTCAGCTTTGGTAGGTGCTCCAGATATTGCAGTTGGTAATGCTTTTGGCAGCAACACTTTTAATCTTGTTATTTTAGCTTTTGCAGATTTACTTCAGGGTAAAGGCCCTTTATTACTTCGAGTTAACTACAGTCACATCCTCTCCGGTCTTGTTGGTGTATTACTCTCAGCTTTAGTAGTTTTCAGTTTAATCTTATCCCATTTTATGAACTTTAATTTAAGTGTTTTTGGAGTCGGAGTAGATAGTATAATTCTGCTTTTAACTTACCTGGCCAGTGTCAGAATGATTTATCGTTATGATCGGAATAATCCACTTGATGCTGCGGATAAGAAAAAAGAAAATGATCTTAATCCAGACTATACTTTAAATAAAGCTCTGCTGGGTTTTGCTGCCTGTGCAGTAGTAATCGTATTCAGTGGGTATAGATTAACATTAACTGCAGATCAAATATCTGCTGTTACTGGGATCGATCAGAGTTTTATTGGTTCAATATTAGTGGCTGCAGCTACCTCATTACCGGAACTAGTTGCTACAATTTCAGCTATTAAAATTGGAGCATATAATATGGCAGTTGGGAATGTATTTGGTAGTAATATTTTCAATATGACAGTAATCTTTTTTGCGGATGTTTTTTACCGGCAGGGAGTTTTATTGGAGGATGCCAAAATAGTTCATATTTTAACAGCTACAGTTGGTATAGTTATGGCAACAATTATTTTAATTGGACTATTTTATCGCTCGCGGCGTTCATTTATGTGGATGGGTTGGGATGCGATTGCAGCGGCAGTTGTTTATTTTGCAGGGGTTTATCTGCTCTTTCAGCTGGGGCTGAACGTAATTTAG
- the rho gene encoding transcription termination factor Rho produces MLNISELERKTITELHEIAKKMGVSGYSQMRKKDLIFAILKKGTEKGGNIFAEGVLEIIQNEGYGFLRPSKYIPSSDDIYISASQIRRFDLRTGDVVSGQVREPKDSEKYFAILRIEAVNYQDPEKARERSHFEDLTPLYPEERYKLEYHKNEISSRLIDLIAPIGKGQRGLLVSPPKAGKTVLLKKIANSIRYNYPESKMMILLIDERPEEVTDMRRSVDAEVIASTFDEPPEEHIQVAELVLEKAKRLVEHKNDVVILLDSITRLARASNVTIPPSGRTLSGGLDPTAMHFPKRFFGAARNIEEGGSLTIISTSLVDTGSRMDDVIYEEFKGTGNMELHLSRRLAERRMFPAIDINRSGTRKEEMLLGEKELEIIWKLRQQTENMTDYELMKTFLKQLKNTKDNEELLKMLDKVFKS; encoded by the coding sequence GTGCTTAACATCAGTGAGTTAGAAAGAAAAACAATTACAGAGTTACATGAGATAGCAAAAAAAATGGGTGTTAGCGGTTATTCGCAGATGCGAAAAAAAGATTTGATTTTTGCTATTTTAAAAAAAGGAACAGAAAAAGGGGGTAACATTTTTGCTGAAGGTGTTTTAGAGATTATACAAAATGAAGGCTATGGTTTTTTAAGACCGTCTAAATACATTCCTTCAAGTGATGATATTTATATATCTGCTTCTCAGATCAGGCGTTTCGATTTAAGAACAGGTGATGTCGTTTCAGGTCAGGTAAGAGAGCCAAAGGATAGCGAAAAATATTTTGCTATTTTAAGGATTGAGGCTGTAAATTATCAGGATCCAGAAAAAGCCAGAGAACGATCACATTTTGAGGATTTAACCCCGCTTTATCCAGAAGAAAGATATAAATTAGAATATCATAAAAATGAAATATCATCACGTTTAATTGATCTGATTGCCCCGATCGGTAAAGGGCAGCGTGGTCTTTTAGTTTCTCCTCCTAAAGCTGGTAAGACAGTACTTTTAAAAAAGATAGCAAATAGTATTCGCTATAATTATCCGGAAAGCAAAATGATGATTTTATTAATTGATGAAAGACCGGAAGAAGTTACAGATATGAGGCGTTCAGTTGATGCGGAAGTAATTGCTTCAACATTTGATGAACCACCAGAAGAACATATACAGGTAGCCGAATTGGTTTTGGAAAAAGCTAAAAGGTTGGTTGAACATAAAAACGATGTAGTAATCCTGCTCGATAGTATTACCAGATTGGCCAGAGCCTCAAATGTGACTATTCCTCCCAGCGGCAGAACCCTTTCGGGTGGTCTAGATCCTACAGCTATGCATTTTCCTAAAAGATTTTTTGGAGCGGCTCGCAACATAGAAGAAGGAGGAAGTTTAACGATTATCTCGACTTCTTTAGTTGATACAGGTAGCCGAATGGATGATGTAATTTACGAGGAATTTAAAGGTACAGGTAATATGGAACTGCATTTAAGCCGTCGTCTAGCAGAGAGAAGAATGTTCCCTGCAATTGACATTAATCGCTCTGGTACCAGGAAAGAAGAAATGCTTTTAGGTGAAAAAGAGCTAGAGATTATTTGGAAACTTCGTCAGCAGACAGAAAACATGACAGATTATGAACTGATGAAAACTTTCCTCAAACAGCTTAAAAACACTAAAGACAATGAGGAATTGCTGAAGATGCTGGATAAAGTTTTTAAAAGCTAA
- the rpmE gene encoding 50S ribosomal protein L31, with protein MREGIHPDVKETTITCACGEVYKTKSTKDDIRVEVCSSCHPFYTGKQRKAKKGGRVERFNKKYGISDESSEEESEKDSE; from the coding sequence ATGCGTGAAGGAATCCACCCAGACGTTAAAGAAACTACAATAACCTGTGCCTGCGGCGAGGTTTATAAAACTAAGTCAACTAAAGATGATATTAGGGTTGAAGTTTGTTCTAGCTGTCATCCATTCTATACAGGAAAACAGCGCAAAGCCAAAAAAGGTGGTCGTGTTGAAAGATTTAATAAAAAATATGGGATTTCAGACGAAAGCTCAGAAGAAGAATCAGAAAAAGATTCTGAGTAG
- a CDS encoding thymidine kinase has protein sequence MYKITKSGWLEVITGPMYCGKSEELIRRLRRVKIAKQKVKVFKPVLDNRYSKKDVVSHSGNSIEAVPVDHPEEILKRIDASVDVVGIDEAQFFHEDLIEICEDLADRGKRVILAGLDRDFRNQPFGPMPELMARAEYVDKLHAICIQCGEPASRTQRLIDGEPAAADDPVILVGAAEVYEARCRSCHAIKEE, from the coding sequence TTGTATAAAATAACAAAAAGTGGCTGGTTAGAAGTGATTACTGGTCCAATGTACTGTGGAAAAAGCGAAGAGCTTATTCGAAGATTGAGAAGAGTAAAAATAGCTAAACAGAAAGTTAAAGTTTTCAAACCAGTTTTAGATAATCGTTACAGTAAAAAAGATGTTGTTTCTCACAGTGGAAACAGTATAGAAGCAGTGCCTGTAGATCATCCAGAAGAAATTTTAAAGAGAATTGATGCCAGTGTAGATGTTGTAGGTATTGATGAAGCTCAATTTTTTCATGAAGATTTAATTGAAATTTGTGAAGATCTGGCTGATAGAGGGAAAAGAGTTATTTTAGCAGGTTTAGATAGAGATTTTCGCAATCAGCCCTTTGGGCCAATGCCGGAATTGATGGCTAGAGCTGAATATGTTGATAAACTGCATGCTATTTGTATCCAGTGTGGAGAACCTGCAAGTAGAACTCAGCGATTAATTGATGGTGAGCCAGCTGCAGCAGATGATCCCGTCATTTTAGTTGGAGCAGCTGAGGTTTATGAAGCTCGCTGTAGAAGTTGTCATGCTATTAAAGAAGAATAA
- the prfA gene encoding peptide chain release factor 1 — MFDVNDLEAKLDKLVKKYKKLNSKLSDPEVINDSAKYQKLLKKHAKLKKIVDKYKEYKEAKAGIKEAEEMMELDDDPEMQALFEEEIAELKPKKEKIQEQLPVMLLPDDPNDEKNVIVEIRAGAGGDEAALFAADLYRMYSRYAEGKGWKVEIMSANESGTGGFKEIIFTIEGTDIFKYLKYESGVHRVQRVPSTESSGRIHTSTATVAVLPEAEEVDVEINSNDLTIDTFRSSGPGGQSVNTTDSAIRITHNPTGLTVSCQDEKSQHKNKSKAMRILRARLQEKKEQEKQKERAEARKSQVGTGDRSEKIRTYNFPQGRVSDHRINLTLHQLDKILDGDLDPIVEALIEEDNVKRLEKI; from the coding sequence ATGTTTGACGTAAATGATTTAGAAGCAAAACTAGATAAACTTGTAAAAAAATACAAAAAACTAAATTCTAAATTAAGTGATCCAGAGGTAATTAATGATAGCGCTAAATATCAAAAATTACTAAAAAAACATGCAAAATTAAAAAAAATTGTAGATAAATATAAGGAATATAAAGAAGCAAAAGCAGGAATCAAAGAAGCTGAAGAAATGATGGAGCTTGATGATGATCCAGAAATGCAGGCTTTATTTGAAGAAGAGATTGCAGAGTTAAAGCCTAAAAAAGAAAAAATACAAGAACAGCTGCCAGTTATGCTGTTGCCTGATGATCCCAATGATGAGAAAAATGTTATTGTAGAAATCAGAGCCGGTGCTGGTGGGGATGAAGCTGCACTTTTTGCAGCAGATTTATACAGAATGTATTCTCGTTATGCAGAAGGTAAAGGTTGGAAAGTAGAAATAATGAGTGCTAATGAGTCTGGAACTGGTGGATTCAAAGAAATTATTTTTACAATTGAAGGAACAGATATTTTTAAATATTTGAAATACGAAAGTGGAGTTCACCGGGTTCAGCGTGTCCCTTCAACTGAGTCTAGTGGTCGGATCCACACTTCAACAGCTACTGTGGCTGTTTTACCTGAGGCAGAAGAAGTAGATGTAGAAATAAATTCTAATGATTTAACAATTGATACTTTTAGATCCAGTGGGCCTGGTGGTCAGAGTGTAAATACAACTGACTCTGCTATTCGAATTACACATAATCCAACTGGTCTTACAGTTTCCTGTCAGGATGAAAAATCTCAGCATAAAAATAAATCAAAGGCAATGCGTATTTTGCGTGCCCGCCTGCAGGAGAAAAAAGAACAAGAAAAACAGAAGGAAAGAGCAGAAGCCCGCAAATCACAGGTAGGTACTGGTGACCGAAGCGAAAAAATTAGAACCTATAATTTTCCTCAGGGAAGAGTTAGTGATCATCGAATTAATCTGACCTTACATCAGCTTGATAAGATTTTAGACGGAGATCTTGACCCTATAGTTGAAGCCTTAATTGAGGAGGACAATGTCAAGAGATTGGAGAAGATCTAA
- the prmC gene encoding peptide chain release factor N(5)-glutamine methyltransferase gives MNIKELLNRSDQFLAERGIESSRLDAEVLMADLLDMERINLYVKYDYPLKNNEIDSYREMIKKRAQRIPVAYITEKKEFMSLEFKVREGVLIPRPDTENLVEAVIEYCSQNEMESPQIIDVGTGSGAIAVSLAHYLENAKVVGVDVSPTALKIASHNMEKHELSERMSILKSDLLTEFIKRKITDIDIIVSNPPYISKSEMKDLDPEVKKEPKTALEAGEDGLDFYKSLIPQSEKIIKNGGKIFLEIGYQQAKAVKNIFGDNWTDVEVKKDYSENDRIVSATFNKKDPE, from the coding sequence ATGAATATTAAAGAACTTCTTAACCGCAGTGACCAATTTCTGGCTGAAAGAGGGATCGAAAGTTCCCGGCTTGACGCAGAGGTTTTAATGGCGGATCTACTTGATATGGAAAGAATCAATCTTTATGTAAAATATGATTATCCGTTAAAGAATAATGAGATTGATAGTTATAGAGAGATGATCAAAAAAAGAGCTCAACGAATCCCGGTTGCTTATATTACTGAAAAAAAAGAATTTATGTCTTTAGAATTTAAAGTAAGAGAAGGGGTTTTAATTCCTCGTCCTGATACAGAAAATTTAGTAGAAGCAGTAATTGAATACTGCAGCCAGAATGAGATGGAGAGCCCCCAAATAATTGATGTTGGTACAGGGAGTGGAGCGATAGCAGTTAGCCTTGCTCATTATCTTGAGAATGCAAAAGTTGTGGGAGTAGATGTTTCTCCAACTGCTTTAAAAATTGCAAGCCATAATATGGAAAAACATGAATTAAGTGAAAGAATGAGTATTTTAAAAAGTGATTTATTAACTGAGTTTATAAAAAGAAAAATCACAGATATTGACATTATAGTCTCTAATCCACCTTATATTTCAAAGTCTGAAATGAAAGATTTGGATCCAGAAGTAAAAAAAGAACCCAAAACTGCTTTAGAAGCAGGAGAAGATGGTTTAGATTTCTATAAAAGTTTAATACCTCAATCTGAAAAAATTATCAAAAATGGTGGTAAAATATTTTTAGAAATAGGTTATCAGCAGGCAAAAGCTGTTAAAAATATTTTTGGGGATAATTGGACTGATGTTGAAGTTAAAAAAGATTATTCGGAAAATGATCGGATTGTTTCTGCAACTTTTAATAAAAAAGATCCTGAATAA
- a CDS encoding L-threonylcarbamoyladenylate synthase, with translation MQFQTKIKETEYHHDLKLNSMSDLINDLEFMKKLQKDSAVIEAAELLKKGEVVGLPTETVYGLAADAKNPAAVKKIFKAKGRPQDNPLIVHIAKKSQLKELISQDISDKAEKLMSQFWPGPLTIIFPKNSKVPTETSAGLDTIAVRMPAHPLMLAVIEKSKLALAAPSANTSGFPSPTRARHVYNDLKGKIPLILDGGFCHFGVESTVIDIREDKVKVLRPGGISREEIAQFLGEKVILAAELKDKKVLSPGMKYRHYAPQKKVFIFNFSDKLSVLNQALSKADSKKIAIITARESEFKVEDFSNKKIELLKVFSHKQPEELAKNLFDLLRKLDNDESIAEIYIEELDSAGIGEAVMNRIYKAATAENYSQPGGGNN, from the coding sequence ATGCAATTTCAAACTAAAATTAAAGAAACCGAATACCATCATGATCTTAAACTAAACTCGATGAGTGACTTGATTAATGATTTAGAATTCATGAAAAAATTACAAAAAGATTCTGCAGTCATTGAGGCTGCAGAACTCTTAAAAAAAGGTGAAGTAGTAGGTCTGCCAACAGAAACAGTTTATGGCCTGGCAGCTGATGCTAAAAATCCAGCAGCTGTAAAAAAGATATTTAAGGCCAAAGGTCGACCGCAAGATAATCCTTTGATTGTACATATAGCAAAAAAATCACAACTTAAAGAATTAATCAGCCAAGATATTTCTGATAAAGCTGAGAAATTAATGTCTCAATTTTGGCCTGGACCCTTAACAATAATTTTCCCTAAAAATAGTAAGGTCCCTACTGAAACATCTGCTGGTTTAGATACTATTGCTGTTAGAATGCCCGCGCATCCTTTAATGCTGGCGGTGATAGAAAAATCAAAACTCGCCCTGGCAGCACCAAGTGCAAATACTTCGGGCTTTCCCAGTCCCACTAGAGCCCGTCATGTTTATAATGATTTAAAGGGGAAAATACCATTAATTCTTGATGGTGGATTCTGTCACTTTGGGGTAGAATCTACAGTTATTGATATTAGAGAAGATAAGGTTAAAGTTTTAAGGCCAGGCGGAATCAGCAGAGAAGAAATCGCTCAATTTTTAGGCGAAAAAGTAATTCTTGCCGCTGAATTAAAAGACAAAAAAGTGCTGTCTCCTGGAATGAAATATCGGCATTATGCTCCTCAAAAAAAAGTATTTATATTTAATTTTTCTGATAAACTTTCTGTTTTAAATCAAGCATTAAGCAAAGCTGATAGTAAAAAAATTGCTATTATAACTGCTAGAGAAAGTGAATTTAAAGTTGAAGATTTTTCTAATAAAAAAATAGAACTTTTAAAAGTGTTTAGTCACAAGCAACCAGAAGAGCTTGCTAAAAATCTTTTTGATTTGCTTAGAAAACTTGATAATGATGAAAGTATAGCTGAAATTTATATTGAAGAGCTTGACTCTGCAGGGATTGGTGAAGCAGTTATGAATAGAATTTATAAAGCAGCTACAGCGGAAAATTATTCTCAGCCGGGAGGTGGAAACAATTAA
- a CDS encoding low molecular weight protein arginine phosphatase, whose product METIKKILFVCTGNTCRSPMAEYLFRDLIKKNDEFELKEWEVCSAGISAVKGAEVNEKAKSVMKEIKIDITDHSSRNIDEVELNQVDLIITMTRKHSRALILKYPGLADKISTLKELSQFESNSKDIQDPFGLSEEVYRNTRDEIEANLKKLLKKMKNIPLIEED is encoded by the coding sequence GTGGAAACAATTAAGAAAATTTTATTTGTTTGCACAGGAAATACGTGCAGGAGTCCTATGGCGGAGTATTTATTTAGAGATTTAATTAAAAAAAATGATGAATTTGAGTTGAAAGAGTGGGAAGTCTGTTCAGCCGGTATTTCAGCTGTTAAGGGGGCTGAAGTTAATGAAAAGGCAAAATCTGTAATGAAAGAAATTAAGATAGACATCACAGATCACAGCTCCCGTAATATAGATGAGGTTGAATTGAATCAAGTAGACTTGATTATTACTATGACCCGCAAACACAGTCGGGCTTTAATTTTGAAATATCCTGGTTTAGCTGATAAGATATCTACCTTAAAAGAATTAAGTCAGTTTGAATCCAACTCTAAAGATATTCAAGATCCGTTTGGGCTTTCTGAAGAAGTATATAGGAATACAAGAGATGAAATAGAAGCTAATTTAAAGAAATTATTAAAAAAAATGAAGAACATTCCGCTGATAGAGGAGGATTAA
- the upp gene encoding uracil phosphoribosyltransferase has product MKGEITLSELHVMDHPLIRHKVAIMRDKNTGPKEFRELADEVATLMAYEVTRDLPLEDVEIETPITKAKFKMIAGKKMGIVPILRAGLGMLDGVLKLIPAARVGHIGLYRDPETLEAVEYYCKLPTDVEERDLLVVDPMLATGNTAMEAIKFIKERNPRSIKFMALVAAPEGIKKIQDAHPDIDIWTAALDEKLNDHAYIVPGLGDAGDRLYGTK; this is encoded by the coding sequence ATGAAGGGAGAAATAACTTTGAGTGAATTACATGTAATGGATCATCCGTTAATCAGACACAAAGTAGCAATAATGAGGGATAAAAATACTGGACCTAAAGAATTTAGAGAGCTTGCCGATGAGGTAGCAACTTTAATGGCTTATGAGGTAACAAGAGATCTGCCATTAGAAGATGTAGAAATTGAAACCCCGATCACCAAAGCTAAATTCAAAATGATTGCTGGTAAAAAAATGGGTATAGTACCTATTTTAAGAGCGGGACTAGGAATGCTGGATGGCGTTTTAAAACTTATTCCGGCTGCTCGTGTTGGCCATATTGGTTTATATCGAGATCCCGAAACTTTAGAAGCAGTAGAATATTATTGTAAGCTGCCAACTGATGTTGAAGAGCGAGATTTGTTGGTTGTGGATCCAATGTTGGCTACTGGTAATACAGCTATGGAAGCAATAAAATTCATTAAAGAAAGAAATCCACGCAGTATTAAATTTATGGCTTTAGTTGCTGCTCCCGAAGGAATTAAAAAGATTCAGGATGCACATCCTGACATTGATATTTGGACAGCTGCTTTAGATGAGAAATTAAATGATCATGCTTATATTGTCCCTGGTCTTGGTGATGCAGGAGATCGATTATACGGTACTAAGTAA
- a CDS encoding glycosyltransferase family 4 protein, producing MFYLAAFIVALILSLIITPVIIKLAHKLNFVDKPGDRKINRKIIATAGGTAIYLAFMIPLRFFIPANQTIKGIIIGGSFMLILGLLDDKFEISAPLKFGGQIIGALILIYYGVKINFITNPFGGFIYLGIYTIPFTVFWIVSVINTINLIDGLDGLAAGVSIIAVLTLFAVGLQENQIVAPMLAILLAGSCLGFLKYNFNPAEIFMGDTGSMFIGYIIAAVSITGALKSATAVTIFVPMLALAIPILDTTFAIVRRVFNDRPIGEADHGHIHHRLLAIGMNQKQAVISVYIISVILGTIAFVINGIKFDHALIIFIAVILSVIYGAKKLGIFSVELPKEGCSLEDS from the coding sequence GTGTTCTATCTAGCTGCTTTTATAGTTGCTTTAATTTTATCTTTAATTATAACTCCAGTTATAATTAAGCTTGCGCATAAGCTGAATTTTGTTGATAAACCTGGAGATAGAAAAATAAACAGAAAAATTATAGCAACGGCAGGTGGTACAGCAATTTATCTCGCCTTTATGATTCCGTTAAGATTTTTTATACCCGCTAATCAGACAATTAAAGGGATTATCATTGGCGGTAGTTTTATGTTAATTTTAGGACTGCTGGATGATAAATTTGAAATATCTGCTCCGCTAAAATTTGGAGGACAGATAATTGGTGCATTGATTTTGATTTATTATGGTGTTAAAATTAACTTTATAACTAATCCATTTGGTGGTTTTATTTATTTAGGAATTTATACAATTCCTTTTACTGTTTTTTGGATTGTTAGTGTTATTAATACTATAAATTTAATTGATGGGCTTGATGGACTTGCGGCAGGGGTTTCAATAATTGCTGTTTTAACTCTTTTTGCAGTTGGCTTACAGGAAAATCAGATTGTGGCACCGATGCTTGCAATTTTGCTGGCGGGAAGCTGTTTGGGCTTTTTGAAATACAACTTTAATCCAGCTGAAATTTTTATGGGAGATACGGGCTCTATGTTTATTGGTTATATAATTGCTGCTGTATCTATTACAGGTGCTTTAAAAAGTGCAACAGCAGTGACGATTTTTGTGCCGATGCTGGCCCTGGCAATTCCTATTTTAGATACAACCTTTGCAATTGTTCGAAGAGTTTTTAATGACCGTCCAATTGGAGAGGCTGATCATGGTCATATTCATCATCGACTTTTGGCAATAGGTATGAATCAAAAGCAGGCTGTTATTTCAGTCTACATTATTAGTGTAATTCTGGGTACAATTGCTTTTGTTATTAATGGTATTAAATTTGACCATGCTTTAATTATTTTCATTGCTGTAATTTTAAGTGTTATTTATGGAGCTAAGAAGCTGGGCATCTTTTCTGTGGAACTGCCAAAAGAAGGTTGTTCACTGGAAGATAGTTAA
- a CDS encoding AtpZ/AtpI family protein: MDNKDWRQIMRGLSLLTEVGLMIVSAAAIGFGSGYLIDNLLGFDLLFKLSGLIVGLAAGFYSVYKLLISTFDD; this comes from the coding sequence ATGGATAACAAAGATTGGCGTCAGATTATGCGAGGACTTTCTTTATTGACAGAAGTTGGTCTAATGATAGTTTCTGCTGCTGCAATTGGTTTTGGTTCTGGTTATTTAATAGACAATCTTTTAGGTTTTGATCTTTTATTTAAACTTAGTGGTTTAATTGTTGGTCTGGCAGCTGGTTTTTATTCAGTTTATAAGCTGCTTATCTCAACTTTTGATGATTAA